A stretch of Pempheris klunzingeri isolate RE-2024b chromosome 19, fPemKlu1.hap1, whole genome shotgun sequence DNA encodes these proteins:
- the acads gene encoding short-chain specific acyl-CoA dehydrogenase, mitochondrial: MAALLQARKALGLCLAGCRSLSQLAELPETHQLLRQTCRDYADRELTPIAARLDKEHSFPAKQIEELGAMGVMAIEVPEELGGTGMDYLAYSLAMEEISRGCASTGVVVSVNNSLYIGPILKFGTEEQKRQWITPFTTGEKVGCFALSEPGNGSDAGAASTVARQEGDEWVLNGTKAWITNSWDASATVVFATTDKKLKHKGISAFIIPMPHPGLSLGKKEDKLGIRASSTANIILEDCRIPLGNMLGPRGAGFKIAMQTLDSGRIGIAAQALGIAQASLDCAADYAHKRTAFGAPIGKLQAIQFKLADMAVAVESARLLTWKAALLRDAKQPFTKEAAMAKLAASEAATFCSHQAIQVLGGMGYVADMPAERHYRDARITEIYEGTSEIQRLVIGGQLLKEYQS, translated from the exons cactcGGCTTGTGTCTGGCTGGTTGCCGAAGTCTGTCTCAGCTGGCGGAGCTACCGGAGACCCATCAGCTCCTGAGACAGACCTGCAGAGACTACGCCGACCGAGAACTGACCCCCATCGCTGCCAGACTGGACAAGGAGCACTCATTTCCTGCcaaacag ATTGAGGAGTTGGGGGCGATGGGGGTGATGGCCATCGAGGTACCGGAGGAGCTGGGTGGAACCGGGATGGACTATCTGGCATACAGTCTGGCTATGGAGGAAATCAGCAGAGGCTGCGCCAGCACTGGAGTCGTGGTCTCGGTCAACAAC TCTCTCTACATCGGGCCGATTTTGAAGTTTGGCACAGAAGAACAGAAACGGCAGTGGATCACACCGTTCACCACCGGAGAGAAGGTGGGCTGCTTTGCCCTCAGTGAGCCAG GTAACGGCAGCGACGCGGGCGCCGCCTCCACGGTGGCCCGTCAGGAGGGAGACGAGTGGGTGCTGAACGGGACCAAAGCCTGGATCACCAACAGCTGGGACGCCTCGGCCACCGTCGTGTTCGCCACCACGGACAAGAAACTCAAACACAAG GGCATCAGTGCGTTCATCATCCCGATGCCGCACCCGGGGCTCTCTCTGGGGAAGAAGGAGGATAAGCTGGGCATCAGGGCCTCGTCCACCGCCAACATCATCCTGGAGGACTGCAGGATACCGCTGGGCAACATGCTCGGCCCTCGTGGTGCCGGATTCAAGATCGCCATG CAAACTCTGGACAGCGGACGGATCGGCATCGCAGCTCAGGCTCTCGGTATCGCTCAGGCTTCTCTGGACTGTGCTGCAGACTACGCACACAAACGCACCGCCTTCGGAGCTCCCATCGGCAAGCTGCAGGCCATACAG TTCAAACTGGCCGACATGGCTGTGGCCGTGGAGAGCGCTCGTCTGCTCACCTGGAAGGCCGCGCTTCTTCGAGACGCAAAGCAACCCTTCACCAAG GAAGCTGCCATGGCCAAACTAGCGGCGTCTGAAGCCGCCACGTTCTGCTCACATCAG GCGATCCAGGTTCTGGGTGGGATGGGCTACGTGGCTGACATGCCCGCCGAGAGGCACTACCGCGACGCCCGCATCACCGAGATCTACGAGGGCACCAGCGAGATCCAGAGACTTGTTATTGGCGGCCAGTTGCTGAAGGAATACCAGTCATAG
- the cldn5b gene encoding claudin-5b: MLSACLEFLGLALCVTGSLLVMVACGLPMWKVTAFIDSNIVVAQTMWDGLWMSCVVQSTGQMQCKVHDSVLALAQDLQTARALTVVSAVLGVVALTVTVAGAQCTNCIKDETVKARVVNAGGVTYILSGLLVLVPLCWMANNIIVDFHDPHLPPSKKREIGAAIYIGWAATALLLLGGTLLCCSFSQGVRGAYPIKYAPTKSITAGGQFDKKLYV, translated from the coding sequence ATGCTGTCCGCGTGTCTGGAGTTCCTCGGCCTCGCGCTGTGCGTCACGGGCTCGCTGCTGGTGATGGTCGCGTGCGGGCTGCCCATGTGGAAGGTGACCGCCTTCATCGACTCCAACATCGTGGTGGCTCAGACCATGTGGGACGGCCTGTGGATGTCCTGCGTGGTGCAGAGCACGGGACAGATGCAGTGTAAGGTCCACGACTCGGTGCTCGCGCTGGCGCAGGACCTGCAGACGGCGCGCGCCCTCACGGTGGTCTCCGCCGTGCTGGGGGTGGTCGCCCTCACGGTGACGGTGGCCGGTGCTCAGTGCACCAACTGCATCAAGGACGAGACGGTGAAGGCGCGCGTGGTGAACGCCGGCGGGGTGACGTACATCCTCAGCGGGCTGCTCGTGCTCGTGCCGCTCTGCTGGATGGCCAACAACATCATAGTGGACTTCCACGACCCGCACCTGCCCCCCTCCAAGAAGAGGGAGATCGGGGCGGCCATCTACATCGGATGGGCCGCCAccgcgctgctgctgctggggggcacgctgctctgctgctccttctctcAGGGGGTGCGCGGCGCCTACCCCATCAAATACGCCCCCACCAAGAGCATCACGGCCGGCGGGCAGTTCGACAAGAAGCTCTACGTGTGA
- the septin5b gene encoding septin 5b gives MTANSRYKSRAPRSDEGEEKDYVGFATLPNQVHRKSVKKGFDFTLMVAGESGLGKSTLVNSLFLTDLHKDRKLLNAEERINQTVEITKHTVDIEEKGVKLKLTIVDTPGFGDAVNNTECWRAVTDYINQQFEHYFRDESGLNRKNIQDNRVHCCLYFIPPFGHGLRPVDIEFMKALQDKVNVVPLIAKADCLTPAEIKKLKERLREEIDKYGIKIYQFSDCDSDEDEEIKRQDKELKDSTPFAVIGSNTVVEARGQRVRGRLYPWGIVEVENPSHCDFVKLRTMLIRTHMHDLKDITSDCHYENYRAQCIQTMTSKMNADKRVESPIPLLPLSTPGVETEKLIKMKDDELRRMQQMLQKMQQQMHEQDL, from the exons ATGACGGCCAACAGCAGGTACAAGAGCCGCGCGCCCCGCTCAG ATGAAGGAGAG GAAAAAGATTACGTTGGTTTTGCGACGCTGCCGAACCAGGTACACAGGAAGTCAGTGAAGAAAGGATTTGACTTCACGCTCATGGTGGCAG gggAGTCTGGTCTGGGTAAATCCACCCTGGTGAACAGCCTGTTCCTCACTGAcctgcacaaagacagaaaactgctCAACGCAGAGG AGCGAATCAATCAGACGGTGGAGATCACAAAGCACACAGTGGACATCGAGGAGAAGGGGGTGAAGCTGAAACTGACCATCGTCGACACTCCGGGGTTTGGAGACGCTGTCAACAACACTGAGTG ctggAGGGCGGTCACCGACTACATTAACCAGCAGTTCGAGCACTACTTCAGAGACGAGAGCGGCCTGAACAGGAAGAACATCCAGGACAACAGGGTGCACTGCTGCCTCTACTTCATCCCCCCGTTTGGACACGG GCTTCGTCCAGTGGACATCGAGTTCATGAAGGCCCTGCAGGACAAAGTTAATGTGGTTCCTCTCATCGCTAAAGCCGACTGCCTCACCCCCGCAGAGATAAAGAAACTCAAAGAGCGG CTGAGGGAGGAAATAGATAAATATGGGATAAAGATCTACCAGTTCTCTGACTGCGACTCTGATGAAGACGAGGAGATCAAGCGGCAAGATAAAGAGCTGAAG GACAGCACTCCCTTCGCTGTGATTGGCAGCAACACCGTGGTGGAGGCCCGAGGtcagagggtgagagggaggcTCTACCCGTGGGGCATCGTGGAGG TGGAGAACCCGTCCCACTGCGACTTCGTGAAGCTGCGGACGATGCTGATTAGGACCCACATGCACGACCTGAAGGACATCACCAGCGACTGTCACTACGAGAACTACAGAGCTCAGTGCATCCAGACCATGACCAG TAAGATGAATGCAGATAAACGGGTGGAGAGCCCCATCCCTCTGCTGCCGCTGTCCACGCCCGGCGTGGAGACGGAGAAGCTCATCAAGATGAAAGACGACGAG CTGAGGAGGATGCAGCAGATGCTTCagaagatgcagcagcagatgcaCGAGCAGGacctgtga